In bacterium, the following are encoded in one genomic region:
- a CDS encoding sulfite exporter TauE/SafE family protein, which yields MLNETCILAGTAATIGFIHTVFGPDHYLPFIVLSKARQWSSVNTGMITFLCGVGHVLSSIVLGFIGIALGIAVLKLEMVESFRGELAAWFLLVFGFTYFVWGVHKAIRSRPHEHFHQHESGDVHIHTHKHIADHSHVHLSKSNNLTPWILFTIFVFGPCEPLIPLVMYPAAKGNMITVAIVSFIFGLTTIATMLGIVLALSFGLSKLSFRRVERYSHALAGLVIFLCGGAIKFLGL from the coding sequence ATTTTGGCAGGAACAGCTGCAACTATAGGATTTATTCATACTGTCTTTGGCCCAGACCATTATTTACCCTTCATTGTATTATCCAAAGCAAGGCAATGGAGTAGTGTTAATACGGGTATGATTACATTTCTATGTGGAGTTGGTCATGTGTTGAGCTCTATTGTCTTAGGATTTATAGGTATTGCTCTAGGAATTGCTGTTCTTAAATTGGAAATGGTCGAATCATTTCGCGGTGAATTAGCCGCTTGGTTTCTTCTTGTATTTGGATTTACATATTTTGTCTGGGGAGTACATAAAGCAATTCGTAGCCGACCCCATGAGCATTTTCATCAACATGAAAGTGGAGATGTTCACATACATACTCATAAGCACATTGCAGATCATTCTCATGTTCATTTATCAAAATCGAACAATCTAACTCCATGGATTCTTTTCACAATATTTGTATTTGGCCCATGCGAACCATTGATTCCTCTTGTGATGTATCCAGCAGCTAAGGGCAATATGATAACGGTAGCGATAGTTTCATTTATCTTTGGATTGACAACTATCGCAACTATGCTGGGTATAGTTTTGGCTTTATCTTTCGGATTATCAAAACTATCATTTCGTAGAGTTGAAAGATATTCTCATGCATTGGCTGGTTTGGTAATTTTTCTTTGTGGAGGTGCAATCAAGTTTTTAGGACTATAA